From the Candidatus Nomurabacteria bacterium genome, one window contains:
- a CDS encoding SMC-Scp complex subunit ScpB — protein sequence MNIELDAKIEALLFSKAEPVSIKELARTFNESEVSIGEALEKLKQKLSDRGVRLISHENLVTLSTAPECAVFLDEIRREELSRELSKASLETLSIILYTDKPTRGDIDYIRGVNSSFILRNLLVRGIIEKDIHPEDSRKFIYKPTLDLLRFLGITNVSDLENFSETKEKLNAFRSAKPEENTKE from the coding sequence ATGAACATAGAACTTGATGCAAAAATTGAAGCCCTGCTTTTCTCAAAAGCAGAACCAGTAAGCATAAAAGAGCTTGCTCGTACTTTCAACGAAAGTGAAGTTAGTATCGGTGAAGCATTGGAAAAATTAAAACAAAAACTTTCTGACAGAGGAGTTAGATTAATTTCGCACGAGAACTTAGTAACACTATCTACTGCTCCAGAATGCGCTGTATTCTTAGATGAAATTAGGAGAGAAGAATTATCAAGAGAACTTTCCAAGGCAAGCTTAGAAACACTATCTATAATCCTCTATACAGACAAACCAACGCGCGGAGATATAGATTACATAAGAGGAGTGAACTCCAGTTTTATATTAAGAAACTTACTCGTTCGCGGAATAATAGAAAAAGATATTCATCCTGAAGATAGTCGCAAATTCATATATAAACCGACTCTAGACCTATTAAGATTCTTGGGAATAACCAACGTATCAGATCTAGAAAATTTTTCAGAGACAAAAGAAAAATTAAATGCATTTAGGTCTGCAAAGCCCGAAGAAAACACCAAAGAATAG
- a CDS encoding D-alanyl-D-alanine carboxypeptidase, whose translation MVVFIYQTKINEARETERQILESQLENSKKEIFENLELQAQAFVIKDIDSGEIIYEYGMYRKMPLASLTKLMTAYVSQKYAPSSFKVEINEQDLKAVGDAKLYPGDTWNLNDIVSFAMVNSSNDAIESIDRNLSAYFGGNNKFVEKMNEEALLLGLYSMEFFNATGLDVNQNTNGGYGSVNDVASLTMHVFNEYPHVLKDTISSRAKFISLSNKEYESINTNTYIDSLSPIIASKTGYTNITGGNLVIIKEIQGKKFVFVVMGSTYEGRFIDMSILARAVEEYLPIKTAYDFKI comes from the coding sequence TTGGTAGTTTTTATATATCAAACAAAAATAAATGAAGCTCGAGAAACTGAAAGACAAATTTTAGAATCTCAATTGGAAAATTCTAAAAAAGAAATTTTCGAAAATCTAGAGCTGCAGGCGCAGGCATTTGTTATAAAAGATATTGATTCAGGTGAAATAATCTACGAATATGGGATGTACAGAAAAATGCCACTCGCTTCTCTAACAAAACTTATGACCGCATATGTATCACAAAAATATGCTCCTAGTAGTTTCAAAGTAGAAATAAATGAACAAGATCTAAAAGCAGTTGGAGATGCGAAGCTGTATCCTGGAGATACATGGAACTTAAATGATATTGTATCTTTTGCTATGGTAAATTCATCAAACGACGCAATAGAATCAATAGACAGAAATCTGTCAGCATATTTTGGTGGAAATAATAAATTTGTAGAAAAGATGAACGAAGAAGCTCTGCTTTTAGGTTTGTATAGTATGGAATTTTTTAATGCTACAGGCCTCGATGTAAACCAAAATACAAATGGGGGATATGGTTCTGTAAATGATGTAGCTAGTCTAACGATGCATGTTTTCAATGAATACCCGCATGTCTTGAAAGATACTATTTCCTCTAGAGCAAAATTTATATCTCTTTCAAACAAAGAGTATGAATCTATAAATACAAATACTTATATAGATTCATTATCGCCAATAATCGCATCAAAAACAGGCTATACGAACATAACTGGGGGCAATCTTGTCATTATAAAAGAAATACAGGGCAAAAAATTTGTATTTGTTGTAATGGGTTCAACTTATGAGGGCAGGTTTATAGATATGTCTATCTTAGCTAGAGCTGTAGAAGAATACCTACCCATAAAAACAGCCTACGATTTTAAAATTTAG